In Streptomyces sp. NBC_01717, one DNA window encodes the following:
- the fxsT gene encoding FxSxx-COOH system tetratricopeptide repeat protein, which yields MPGTRKQVGAAGVQTVTISFAGFNRAWAAWIGDRLERRGVTVVQQRWDPPVEVPLEESLRDLTLARGLVLVILSDWYFQLGPRSHDEWNRALREVVAPDPDRFVAVSVTTSALPGATSVFGAADLTNVGADEAERRLLARLGIPAEPTHETAAARPGPRFPSDTPEVWGGVPRRNTRFTGREELLSRAYRALQDAGSGAGVVTLHGMSGVGKTQLAAEYVYRFGSEYDVVWWVPADRRALYRQKLAELAPELGLSTGVEYGERLRAVRDSLRRGDPHSHWLLVLDGADEPEQIWDLVPTGPGHVLITSRNPEWGEHNSNLVEVPVYRRDESVAFIRRRAPRLTQTEADLLADALEDLPLLLDQTAGWLNDSDMSVDEYIELLEGGIDQDVVKISADFPLAFQTAWSILLNKLKDTVPESVDLLRLCTFFAPGSIPVRLLKEMPAGELPEQLSGLMNDPLLWNKAIAQLRQYSVVRLESHESIIDEPSSGESLYLHRMVHQIVSKDMPERDRQEFIGVVRRALAAADPGRPTDTRQWPAYAEITPHLKWADVLLSTDPAVHTLVLNCLRYMYLSGEYRAGIKLGARAMKAWRELLGENHPRVWDLSYNYANLLRAVGDYAGTEAIERAAVNHLRAERGEHDLEHLRAAGGLAADLRGLGRYDEALEISGWILAAYRELLGEQDSRTLDAQNNLAISLRLLGRYEESLELNRRTLESRRQLLRPRHSWTLYSEINYATDLRLLGRYAEAESLQTQSARVHRLVLGADNPQTLRAEHNLALCHYRSGDRGKARELFTRVLERCERVLGEGDPLTMMFAASQSCFAREHADIDQARDISEKVVSGYADMLGEAHPYVAGTRANHALVLRNVGEREHAHVLIEEALADLTQAVGENHPWTLGCAINASALRNLVGDPESAASLMESTVSRATEALGRTHPLTLSARIAHAADLRGVRDRQRAEKIETEALGDLVTTLGAQHVHTVSARSRNRPYWDFEPQII from the coding sequence ATGCCCGGAACGCGTAAGCAAGTTGGAGCAGCCGGGGTGCAGACCGTCACCATCAGTTTCGCCGGATTCAACCGGGCGTGGGCGGCGTGGATCGGGGACCGTCTGGAGCGGCGCGGAGTGACGGTCGTCCAGCAGCGCTGGGACCCACCGGTGGAGGTGCCGCTGGAGGAGAGCCTGCGGGATCTGACGCTGGCCCGCGGCCTCGTCCTGGTGATCCTGAGCGACTGGTACTTCCAACTCGGCCCGCGCAGCCACGACGAGTGGAACAGAGCGCTGCGCGAGGTCGTCGCCCCCGACCCGGACCGCTTCGTCGCCGTCTCCGTCACCACGTCGGCGCTGCCGGGCGCGACCTCCGTCTTCGGGGCGGCCGACCTGACCAACGTCGGCGCCGACGAGGCCGAACGGCGGCTGCTGGCCCGCCTCGGAATCCCCGCCGAGCCGACGCACGAGACCGCGGCGGCCAGGCCGGGACCGCGATTCCCGTCCGACACCCCCGAGGTATGGGGCGGCGTACCGCGCCGCAACACCCGGTTCACCGGCCGCGAGGAACTGCTCAGCAGGGCCTACCGAGCCCTCCAGGACGCCGGCTCCGGCGCGGGCGTCGTCACCCTGCACGGCATGTCCGGCGTCGGCAAGACGCAGCTGGCCGCGGAGTACGTCTACCGGTTCGGCTCCGAGTACGACGTCGTGTGGTGGGTCCCCGCCGACCGCCGCGCACTCTACCGCCAGAAACTCGCCGAACTCGCCCCGGAACTGGGCCTGTCCACCGGCGTCGAGTACGGCGAACGGCTGCGCGCGGTCCGCGACTCGCTGCGCCGCGGCGACCCCCACTCCCACTGGCTGCTCGTCCTCGACGGCGCCGACGAACCCGAACAGATCTGGGACCTGGTGCCCACCGGCCCCGGACACGTCCTGATCACCTCACGCAACCCGGAGTGGGGCGAGCACAACAGCAACCTCGTCGAGGTGCCGGTCTACAGGCGGGACGAATCGGTCGCCTTCATCCGCCGCCGCGCCCCCCGGCTGACCCAGACCGAGGCCGACCTGCTCGCCGACGCACTGGAGGACCTCCCGCTGCTGCTCGACCAGACGGCCGGCTGGCTCAACGACTCCGACATGTCCGTCGACGAGTACATCGAGCTCCTCGAGGGCGGCATCGACCAGGACGTCGTCAAGATCTCCGCGGACTTCCCCCTGGCCTTCCAGACCGCCTGGTCGATACTGCTGAACAAGCTCAAGGACACCGTCCCCGAGTCCGTCGACCTGCTGCGCCTGTGCACTTTCTTCGCCCCTGGCTCCATCCCTGTACGGCTTCTGAAGGAGATGCCGGCCGGAGAACTTCCCGAGCAGCTGTCCGGCCTGATGAACGACCCGCTGCTGTGGAACAAGGCGATCGCCCAGCTCCGGCAGTACTCGGTCGTCCGCCTGGAGTCCCACGAGTCGATCATCGACGAGCCGTCCTCCGGCGAATCTCTCTACCTGCACCGCATGGTCCACCAGATCGTCAGCAAGGACATGCCGGAGCGGGACCGCCAGGAATTCATCGGTGTGGTCCGCCGAGCCCTTGCCGCCGCGGACCCCGGCCGTCCCACGGACACTCGCCAGTGGCCTGCCTACGCCGAGATCACGCCGCACCTGAAATGGGCCGACGTCCTTCTGAGTACCGATCCGGCGGTCCACACCCTGGTGCTCAACTGCCTGCGTTACATGTACCTCTCGGGCGAGTACCGGGCCGGCATCAAGCTCGGCGCCCGCGCCATGAAGGCCTGGCGCGAACTCCTCGGCGAGAACCACCCCAGGGTCTGGGACCTGAGCTACAACTACGCCAACCTGCTGCGGGCGGTCGGCGACTACGCGGGCACGGAGGCCATCGAACGGGCCGCCGTCAACCACCTGCGCGCCGAACGCGGCGAACACGACCTGGAACACCTGCGCGCGGCCGGTGGCCTCGCCGCCGACCTGCGGGGTCTCGGCCGGTACGACGAGGCACTGGAGATCTCCGGCTGGATCCTGGCCGCCTACCGGGAACTCCTCGGCGAACAGGACTCGCGGACGCTCGACGCGCAGAACAACCTGGCCATCTCGCTCCGGCTGCTCGGGCGGTACGAGGAATCGCTGGAACTGAACCGGCGCACCCTGGAGTCGAGGCGCCAGCTGCTGCGCCCGCGCCACAGCTGGACGCTGTACTCCGAGATCAACTACGCCACCGACCTGCGCCTGCTCGGTCGCTACGCCGAGGCCGAGTCGCTCCAGACACAGAGCGCCCGCGTGCACCGGCTCGTGCTGGGGGCCGACAACCCGCAGACACTGCGCGCCGAGCACAACCTGGCGCTTTGCCACTACCGGTCGGGCGACCGCGGCAAGGCCCGCGAGCTGTTCACCCGCGTGCTGGAGCGCTGCGAACGCGTGCTCGGCGAGGGCGATCCCCTGACGATGATGTTCGCGGCCAGTCAGAGCTGCTTCGCCCGTGAGCACGCGGACATCGACCAGGCCAGGGACATAAGCGAGAAGGTCGTGAGCGGATACGCCGACATGCTCGGCGAGGCCCACCCCTACGTGGCGGGCACCCGCGCCAACCATGCGCTCGTTCTGCGCAACGTGGGCGAGCGGGAACACGCCCACGTTCTCATCGAGGAGGCGCTCGCCGACTTGACCCAGGCCGTGGGCGAGAACCACCCCTGGACCCTGGGCTGTGCGATCAACGCGTCGGCACTGCGCAATCTGGTCGGCGACCCCGAATCCGCCGCCTCGCTCATGGAGAGCACCGTCAGCCGCGCCACCGAGGCCCTCGGCCGCACCCACCCGCTGACGCTCTCGGCCCGGATCGCCCACGCGGCGGACCTGCGCGGGGTCCGGGACCGGCAGCGGGCCGAGAAGATCGAGACCGAGGCGTTGGGCGACCTCGTGACGACCTTGGGGGCACAGCACGTCCACACGGTCTCGGCGCGGTCCCGCAACCGGCCGTACTGGGACTTCGAGCCACAGATCATCTGA